aaaagtccTAAGTCCTATAAACGCACATTGAAAATTCTATGTCCAAGTTTCCCACTAGGAGAAGGTACTCACTACGCGCGGGAAATCTTTTACTTTGTTTTAACTTCGGACCCTCACAAGTTTTTATACATAACGCTTTTtaacgttttgtacacatatatagtaggtaccgtaaaataaaataaaaataaagctttGGCAGTAACTGGGATGGACTCATTATAATGGCCGCGGCGTTCAAATGAACATAATTaatcatatatatttatgcttTCAAGTCACTTCGCGTTAGATTACAACTTTCtttaggtttaggtacctatagcatattttatgatttttcatATTTGATCAGACTGTACAACCTGTAATAACAAGATATAAACTGATATATCATTATCTATTTAGTTCAATGTCATTATTGCATCATCCTAAATTTGTCAAGTTATGGAACAAGGTGTGTTACctatgatttaataataaacatgcACACCCTGTAAATCTGGTACCATCTATTAGTACATGATGTATTAAGGGCGGTAAACAAGAATTTACGAACGAGTGTGAATTGAAACCGAAGCCGAAGGCGAGGGCTTAATTAACACGAGTTAGTAATTCCTGTACCGCACGCGCGGTACTCACAAAGTTTTTCATCATACTTGGGAGGAaaacaaagggtaaaaaataaaatttctgcCTAATTTCGGACAACCCTAGGTCGAAATTTAGGATTTATGGACTGTAACTGGACGTCGCCTACGTGTAATAACACCTTTTACGAGccagtgtgatgaaaatattttattatttagctttaatGGCCAGTTGCCGGTTGTCGTAAAACTGAAAGTCAAACGTCATACACTTCGTTCATAACAAAACTAACTTAAGTCGAGCCTTAAGGTACAAGTTCAATTGATAATGCCTACATATGACCATTTGGTTAAAAAGTGAAGTCATAATGGCGACCTAGTTGCACGAAAGGCCATGTCAAAAAAATGAACACTACgcaattagttatttattattaaattgttcgAAAACTGggatcttgagcgttgcgagggtttcaaagcacgagggttaaacactTTGATACTGAGTGAAACACAGCATGAACGCtattatataattatcattCAAAAACATCATTTAATAGTAAATTCTAATACCAGCCAATATGGGGAATCAACTTAAAATTGGCATCAACTtactttgccacttttgtgaataaaatgcaactctcagatcagtttttgaaggaaaataataataatatattattatagctaCTCTTATATGAAGAGAAACCTCGACTTGTCAAAATAAATCGCCTTCATACAAGTAGTGTTAGtcctgatttaaactttcacgatttttactcattattattaattattttacgcgattaagtcccgtctttgtgaataataatgagtagtGTTAGTGTTGTTACATTACCAGTCGCAGTTTACCAACACCATCAAAAGTCGCCATGCGCGTTCAATCTGTATATTTCTTATCGAATTTCATACTCACATATACCACAGCGTACATAACATCAGTGTGCGTCAAAGAAAACGAGGAGTTTTCCATGTGTGCGTGGAAATGTGCTCCAACTTGCGTCAACATCAAGTTGTTGTCGGCGAAGGCTACTTGCCCGCTGCCGTGGGCCTGTCATGTTGGCTGCCGATGCGCACCTGGGTTCCTCAGGGATGAGTGGTCGAAGGAGTGTGTAATGGTTACGGATTGCCCAGGTAAAATGTTGTAGTTACTCAGTCGAAGGGGTGGGCTTGCTAACTTGAGTTTAACACCGTCACACCGCACGACAAAAGAGTGGTCTTTCATTTCT
This genomic stretch from Cydia strobilella chromosome 6, ilCydStro3.1, whole genome shotgun sequence harbors:
- the LOC134742542 gene encoding uncharacterized protein LOC134742542; translation: MRVQSVYFLSNFILTYTTAYITSVCVKENEEFSMCAWKCAPTCVNIKLLSAKATCPLPWACHVGCRCAPGFLRDEWSKECVMVTDCPEYDTCPPGESMGHFMQCVQPMKTSRFNQSHWENYPDLREHNSTANDSNDDEYLI